One Sodalinema gerasimenkoae IPPAS B-353 DNA segment encodes these proteins:
- a CDS encoding Ig-like domain-containing protein codes for MNSSLIQEKSDSRCQVGSHYDELLIIDPKVQDYLSLIKEVSPNIAVHILDPNRDGITQITELLQTNADGTAPRALHILCHGAPGILYLGNSTVNRQTLDCHQEQFQEWLSRSRAQTEIHLYGCNVAQGEIGRQFLEQLHHSSGCNLAASDTLTGNPAQGGNWELAIKLGTLRRPSLSFAHYAHTLVPTGAPDKKAVSATTTTVTLDVLANDTGTGRLKIEGINTTGTNGTVMINDWIYVGGQFTNIGGVARNRLARLNSDGTVDTTFNPGFPNNSVYGLTVDSDGHLYVGGDFTNIGVVARDRLAKLNSNGTVDTDFNPGADVSVSGLTVDNDGNLYVGGNFTQIGGVARNRLAKLNANGTVDATFDPGANQWVWDFAVDSDGNLYVGGSFTQIGGVARTRMAKFNSNGTVDPTFTPTGPTSNNVFGLTVDSDGYLYAGGVFTTIEGVARDRLAKLNSNGTVNSTFNPGANNRVDGLTVDSDGNLYVGGSFTQIGGVARTRLAKLNSEGTVDTDFNPGASGSVLAIAIDPKRDVLYTPMANFNGLDSFTYTLRDSNGISNTPITVEILVNDAPVLDNSNDTTLTAINQGDITNSGTLISELVGINAASIISDPNPNAAKGIAITALDTTEGSWQYTTDGTTWVNTPTVSATNALLLAKDGTTRLRFVPNATYNGTLTNAITFHAWDQITGTNGGTANVTDDLTKNSTFSVFSSASETASITVNAPTVASVSAPANGIYGIGGTLDFTVTFTEAVTLTGAVTLPLTLNTGGEVNATLMGMGNSATIHTFRYTVANGNLDSDGITLGNALNLPAGATIQNANDVDANPTLNNVAPTTEVLVDGVPPSVTLTTTATPTVNAPFTVTATFSEDVTGFALVDISVGNGTAGNLTAVSATEYTFDITPTADGNVTVDVPAGVAADAATNNNIAAVQLTQAYDTTAPDAPIITTTGSTNDTTPEITGEAEANSTVEIFQDSDSIGTAIADGDGNWTFTPAAALAEGEFSFTATATDAAGNTSDASTAVNLTVDTTPPDVPTIITTGSTNDTTPEITGTAEAGSKVKVFKGGTSLGTVTADEDGNWTFTPATALAEGDFSFTATATDAAGNTSDASTAVNLTVDTTPPDVPTIITTGSTNDTTPEITGTAEAGSKVKVFKGGTSLGTVTADEDGNWTFTPATALAEGDFSFTATATDAAGNTSDVSTAVIISIEGAAPAPTPVATPTPTPVATPTPTPVATPTPTPTPTPEPTPEPTPDPDPSQEVSCEPGPGQLILGRTGDSLLLYGPEIYGTRGNDTIVGRDGAKVITAVGGRNLIFGNQGNDLIRGGDCDDTLFGGQDNDTLHGGGGNDILVGGQGDDVLFGERGDNLMFGNQGDDILHAGQGNDTLFGGQDDDVLIGGPGDNLLSGDLGNDTLTGGGGNNIFVLREDGGENLITDFQVGADRIGLSHGLGFAVLEFTQLDDRVLLEVAGETLAVLPGVTGAQLNSPTNFVTLNW; via the coding sequence ATGAACTCTTCATTAATCCAAGAAAAAAGTGATTCCCGTTGTCAGGTTGGCAGCCATTATGATGAACTGCTAATCATCGACCCCAAAGTCCAAGATTATCTCAGCCTGATAAAAGAAGTATCCCCCAATATAGCTGTCCATATCCTCGACCCCAACCGAGACGGCATTACCCAAATCACCGAACTTCTACAGACTAACGCAGATGGCACAGCCCCCCGAGCCTTGCACATCCTCTGTCATGGTGCACCGGGCATCCTGTACCTCGGCAACAGTACCGTTAATCGCCAAACCTTAGACTGCCATCAAGAGCAATTCCAAGAATGGCTAAGTCGGAGTAGGGCCCAAACCGAAATCCATCTGTATGGATGTAACGTGGCGCAAGGAGAAATCGGACGCCAGTTCCTCGAACAGCTACACCACAGTAGCGGATGTAACCTAGCCGCCAGCGACACCCTCACGGGAAATCCAGCACAAGGTGGCAACTGGGAATTAGCGATCAAACTAGGAACCCTTCGCCGTCCCTCTCTCAGCTTTGCCCATTATGCCCACACCCTAGTCCCCACAGGTGCCCCTGACAAGAAAGCCGTCAGCGCTACCACCACCACCGTCACCCTGGATGTCCTCGCCAACGACACCGGCACCGGACGCCTGAAGATAGAAGGCATCAACACCACCGGCACCAATGGCACCGTCATGATTAATGACTGGATCTACGTCGGGGGCCAGTTCACCAATATCGGCGGTGTAGCTCGTAACAGACTGGCTCGGTTAAATTCTGATGGCACTGTTGATACCACATTTAACCCAGGATTTCCGAATAATTCGGTTTATGGTTTAACGGTGGATAGCGATGGTCACCTTTACGTCGGTGGCGATTTCACCAATATCGGCGTTGTGGCTCGTGACAGACTAGCTAAGTTAAACTCCAATGGCACTGTTGATACCGACTTTAACCCCGGTGCAGATGTTAGCGTCTCGGGCTTAACTGTGGATAACGATGGCAACCTCTACGTCGGTGGCAATTTCACCCAAATCGGCGGTGTAGCTCGTAACAGACTGGCTAAGTTAAATGCCAACGGCACTGTTGATGCCACCTTTGACCCCGGTGCGAATCAGTGGGTCTGGGACTTCGCAGTGGATAGCGATGGCAACCTTTACGTCGGCGGCAGTTTCACCCAAATCGGCGGTGTAGCTCGTACCAGAATGGCTAAGTTCAACTCCAATGGCACTGTTGATCCCACCTTTACCCCAACAGGTCCGACTAGTAATAATGTCTTTGGCTTAACGGTCGATAGCGATGGTTACCTCTATGCAGGGGGGGTGTTCACTACTATCGAGGGTGTAGCTCGTGACAGACTGGCTAAGTTAAACTCCAATGGCACTGTTAATAGCACCTTTAACCCCGGTGCGAATAATCGGGTCGATGGTTTAACTGTGGATAGCGATGGCAACCTCTACGTCGGTGGCAGTTTTACCCAAATCGGCGGTGTAGCTCGTACCAGACTAGCTAAGTTAAACTCCGAGGGCACTGTTGATACCGACTTTAACCCCGGTGCAAGTGGTAGTGTCTTGGCCATCGCCATCGACCCCAAACGAGACGTCCTCTACACTCCCATGGCCAACTTCAATGGCCTTGATAGTTTCACCTACACCCTCCGAGACAGCAACGGCATCAGCAACACCCCCATCACCGTCGAGATCCTGGTCAACGATGCTCCGGTTCTCGACAACAGCAACGACACCACCCTCACTGCCATTAACCAAGGCGATATCACCAACAGTGGTACCCTGATCTCGGAACTCGTCGGCATCAATGCCGCCAGCATCATTTCCGACCCCAACCCTAATGCTGCCAAAGGCATTGCCATCACCGCCTTAGATACCACCGAAGGCAGTTGGCAATATACAACCGACGGCACCACCTGGGTCAATACCCCCACCGTCTCCGCTACCAATGCCCTCCTCCTCGCCAAAGATGGCACTACCCGCCTGCGATTCGTTCCGAATGCCACCTACAATGGCACCCTCACCAACGCCATCACCTTCCATGCCTGGGACCAAATTACCGGCACTAATGGTGGAACCGCCAATGTCACTGACGACCTCACTAAAAACAGTACATTCAGCGTCTTTAGCAGTGCCAGCGAAACCGCCAGCATCACCGTTAACGCTCCCACCGTTGCCAGTGTCAGCGCCCCTGCCAACGGTATCTACGGAATTGGTGGAACCCTTGACTTTACCGTTACCTTCACCGAAGCCGTCACTCTCACTGGTGCCGTCACTCTCCCTCTCACCTTAAATACCGGCGGTGAGGTCAATGCCACCCTCATGGGTATGGGTAACTCTGCCACGATCCATACCTTCAGGTACACTGTTGCCAATGGTAACCTAGATAGCGATGGCATCACCCTTGGCAATGCCCTCAACTTACCTGCCGGTGCCACCATTCAAAATGCCAATGACGTTGACGCTAACCCGACCTTAAATAATGTGGCACCCACCACTGAAGTATTGGTTGATGGTGTTCCCCCTTCGGTTACTTTAACAACCACGGCTACCCCCACGGTCAACGCTCCATTTACCGTCACTGCCACATTCAGTGAAGATGTCACGGGTTTTGCATTAGTTGATATTAGCGTCGGCAATGGCACCGCCGGTAACTTGACCGCAGTCAGTGCCACAGAATATACCTTTGATATCACCCCCACCGCTGATGGTAATGTCACCGTGGATGTGCCGGCTGGGGTGGCTGCCGATGCAGCCACCAACAATAACATTGCTGCTGTCCAACTGACCCAGGCTTATGATACTACTGCGCCAGATGCACCGATCATTACCACCACTGGTTCAACCAACGACACCACCCCAGAGATTACTGGAGAAGCAGAAGCCAATAGTACGGTAGAGATATTCCAAGACAGTGACTCTATCGGTACAGCTATTGCTGATGGGGATGGAAACTGGACATTTACCCCCGCCGCAGCCTTAGCCGAAGGTGAATTTAGCTTCACCGCTACAGCCACCGATGCGGCGGGTAACACATCTGATGCCTCGACCGCAGTTAACTTAACCGTCGATACCACTCCACCGGATGTACCGACCATTATCACTACTGGTTCAACCAACGACACCACCCCGGAGATTACCGGAACAGCAGAAGCTGGAAGCAAAGTCAAAGTCTTCAAAGGTGGGACCTCTCTGGGTACAGTCACCGCTGATGAGGATGGAAACTGGACATTTACCCCCGCCACAGCCTTAGCCGAAGGTGACTTTAGCTTCACCGCTACAGCCACCGATGCGGCGGGTAACACATCTGATGCCTCGACCGCAGTTAACTTAACCGTCGATACCACTCCACCGGATGTACCGACCATTATCACTACTGGTTCAACCAACGACACCACCCCGGAGATTACCGGAACAGCAGAAGCTGGAAGCAAAGTCAAAGTCTTCAAAGGTGGGACCTCTCTGGGTACAGTCACCGCTGATGAGGATGGAAACTGGACATTTACCCCCGCCACAGCCTTAGCCGAAGGTGACTTTAGCTTCACCGCTACAGCCACCGATGCGGCGGGTAACACATCTGATGTCTCGACCGCCGTAATTATAAGTATAGAGGGGGCTGCACCGGCTCCCACTCCTGTGGCCACACCCACTCCCACACCTGTAGCCACACCCACTCCCACTCCCGTAGCCACACCCACTCCCACTCCCACACCGACTCCCGAACCCACACCCGAACCCACACCTGACCCAGACCCCTCTCAAGAGGTCTCTTGTGAGCCAGGTCCGGGACAACTCATCTTGGGTCGGACTGGGGATTCCCTGCTGCTGTACGGTCCAGAAATCTATGGAACTCGGGGTAACGATACGATTGTTGGCCGTGACGGGGCTAAGGTCATCACGGCTGTAGGGGGTCGTAACCTCATTTTTGGCAATCAGGGCAATGACCTGATTCGTGGGGGGGATTGTGACGACACCCTATTTGGCGGTCAAGATAACGATACTCTCCATGGTGGAGGGGGCAACGATATCTTAGTGGGAGGCCAGGGAGATGATGTGTTGTTTGGCGAACGAGGGGATAACCTCATGTTTGGAAATCAGGGAGATGATATTCTCCATGCTGGCCAGGGCAATGATACCTTGTTTGGCGGTCAGGATGATGATGTGCTGATTGGTGGACCGGGGGATAATCTACTGTCGGGGGATTTGGGGAATGATACTCTCACTGGAGGCGGTGGGAATAATATCTTTGTGTTGCGAGAGGATGGAGGGGAAAATCTGATTACCGATTTTCAGGTGGGGGCTGACCGTATTGGACTGTCTCATGGCTTAGGTTTCGCGGTCTTGGAATTCACTCAACTCGATGACCGAGTTTTACTAGAAGTGGCTGGGGAAACTCTGGCAGTTTTACCAGGGGTGACGGGGGCACAACTGAACTCTCCTACGAATTTCGTCACCCTCAACTGGTAA
- a CDS encoding Ig-like domain-containing protein, with protein GGGSGGGGGFGSGFSSGGSGGSGAGFGGAIFIRSGNLSIVDTSFSNNSATGGTWIYDGQGLGGALFAMKSTVNTNGNNQGMSTSLPVVKLGANVTFENNNAADAAGTSPAGGVGEDQDNNDIYGTIIPSEIVVTNITVPMDQTYGIGAHLDFTVIFSEAVTITGDVSLPITLDTGGEVNATLVGDGSSATSHSFRYTIIEGNEDPNGIDVGAELVLTDGATIVNSNGFNAVLTLNEVGNTTAILVDGIPPDAPKITSSGPTNDTTPDITGTAEAGSQVKVFKNDTSLGTVTADEDGNWTFTPETPLAGGDFSFTATATDAAGNTSDESTAVIISIEGVIEGVAPAPTPTPTPTPTPTPTPTPTPIATPTPTPIATPTPESDPEPSQEISCEPSPGQFILGRTGESLLLYGPEMYGTRGDDTIVGRDGAKVITAVGGRNLIFGNQGNDLIRGGDCDDTIFGGQDNDTLYAGGGNDILVGDQGDDVLFGQRGDNLMFGNQGDDILHAGDGNDTLFGGQDNDVLIGGPGDNLLSGDLGDDTLTGGGGNNLFVLREDGGENLITDFQVGADRIGLSHGLGFAVLEFTQLDDRVLLEVAGETLAVLPGVTGAQLNSPANFVTLNW; from the coding sequence CGGCGGCGGTAGCGGCGGCGGCGGCGGCTTCGGTAGCGGCTTCAGCAGCGGCGGCAGCGGCGGCAGCGGCGCCGGATTCGGTGGCGCTATTTTTATTCGCAGCGGCAACCTGAGCATTGTGGACACCAGCTTCAGTAATAACAGCGCCACAGGCGGAACTTGGATTTACGACGGTCAAGGACTCGGCGGTGCCCTCTTCGCCATGAAGTCCACCGTCAACACCAACGGCAACAACCAAGGAATGTCGACCAGTTTGCCAGTCGTAAAACTAGGGGCAAACGTTACCTTTGAAAATAATAATGCAGCCGATGCCGCAGGAACTTCACCCGCAGGTGGGGTGGGCGAAGACCAAGATAATAATGATATTTACGGCACAATAATCCCGTCGGAGATCGTGGTTACCAATATCACCGTACCGATGGACCAAACCTACGGCATCGGCGCTCACCTCGACTTTACCGTCATCTTCTCAGAAGCTGTCACAATCACCGGTGATGTCTCCCTACCGATTACCCTAGATACCGGCGGTGAAGTCAATGCCACCCTAGTGGGTGATGGGTCATCTGCTACCAGCCACAGCTTCCGTTACACCATTATTGAAGGTAATGAAGACCCAAACGGGATAGATGTGGGTGCAGAACTGGTTTTGACCGATGGAGCTACCATTGTCAACAGTAACGGCTTCAATGCGGTATTAACACTCAACGAAGTCGGCAATACCACAGCCATATTAGTCGATGGCATCCCGCCAGACGCACCCAAGATTACCAGCAGTGGCCCAACCAATGACACCACCCCAGACATTACTGGCACCGCTGAAGCTGGAAGCCAAGTAAAAGTGTTTAAAAATGATACAAGTCTTGGGACGGTCACCGCTGATGAAGATGGAAACTGGACATTTACCCCAGAAACCCCCTTAGCAGGAGGTGACTTTAGCTTCACTGCTACCGCAACCGATGCGGCGGGTAACACCTCTGATGAATCGACCGCCGTCATTATCAGTATAGAGGGGGTTATAGAGGGGGTTGCACCGGCGCCCACGCCCACGCCCACGCCCACTCCTACCCCCACGCCCACGCCCACTCCTACTCCTATAGCCACGCCCACTCCTACTCCTATAGCCACGCCCACACCCGAATCTGACCCAGAACCATCTCAAGAGATCTCGTGTGAGCCGAGTCCAGGACAATTCATCTTGGGTCGGACTGGGGAGTCTCTGCTGCTGTATGGTCCCGAGATGTATGGCACTCGGGGTGACGATACGATTGTTGGCCGTGACGGGGCTAAGGTCATCACGGCTGTAGGGGGTCGTAACCTCATTTTTGGCAATCAGGGCAATGACCTGATTCGTGGGGGGGATTGTGACGACACCATCTTTGGTGGTCAGGATAACGATACTCTCTATGCTGGAGGGGGCAACGATATTTTAGTGGGAGACCAGGGAGATGATGTGCTGTTTGGCCAACGGGGGGATAACCTAATGTTTGGCAATCAGGGCGATGATATTCTCCATGCTGGCGATGGCAATGATACGTTGTTTGGCGGTCAGGATAATGATGTGTTGATTGGCGGACCTGGAGATAACCTGCTGTCAGGGGATTTGGGTGATGATACTCTCACCGGAGGCGGTGGCAATAACCTCTTTGTCTTGCGCGAGGATGGAGGAGAAAATCTGATTACCGATTTTCAGGTGGGGGCTGACCGTATTGGACTGTCTCATGGCTTAGGTTTCGCGGTCTTGGAATTCACTCAACTCGATGACCGAGTTTTACTGGAAGTGGCTGGGGAAACTCTGGCAGTTTTACCAGGGGTGACGGGGGCACAACTGAACTCTCCTGCGAATTTCGTCACCCTCAACTGGTAA
- a CDS encoding sulfotransferase: MTGLPRAGSTLICQLLGEHPVIYSPGQSSALLNGIKTLQGHLSDHEFLLSQLDNQFELVYQRLLNAYRGFINGWFAETEKNWVVDKNRGWLNALDLALHLDPNCRMVVCVRELGQIYGSIEKQHEMTLLLDFPDNLASLSPYERCDRLFAPQGVVGGPLGAIQGLQDRTPMQQERLFFLVFEHLMSEPRQVMEDLFTWLTLDPVDIDPQNLTVGIQEADSYYRFKYPHKTYPQIHPPGKHLISPRIQLELQTSYRWFYELFYPGLVPTKTGDSQA, encoded by the coding sequence GTGACCGGATTACCCCGGGCTGGTTCAACTCTAATCTGCCAACTTCTTGGGGAACATCCAGTCATTTATAGTCCGGGCCAGAGTTCGGCGTTGCTTAATGGCATTAAAACACTGCAAGGGCACCTGAGCGATCACGAATTTTTGCTCTCCCAACTAGACAATCAATTTGAACTTGTCTATCAACGTCTCCTGAATGCCTATCGAGGATTTATCAACGGTTGGTTTGCCGAAACCGAGAAAAACTGGGTCGTCGATAAAAATCGGGGCTGGCTGAATGCCCTGGATTTAGCCCTCCACCTCGACCCAAACTGTCGCATGGTCGTTTGTGTCAGGGAACTAGGACAAATCTACGGGTCTATTGAAAAACAACATGAAATGACGCTGCTGCTGGACTTTCCCGACAATTTAGCCAGTCTGTCTCCTTATGAAAGGTGCGATCGCCTATTTGCCCCTCAAGGAGTCGTTGGGGGTCCCCTAGGGGCTATTCAGGGGCTACAGGATAGAACACCAATGCAGCAAGAACGGTTATTTTTCCTGGTCTTTGAGCATTTGATGAGTGAACCGAGGCAAGTCATGGAAGACCTATTCACTTGGTTGACCCTAGACCCCGTGGACATCGACCCCCAAAACCTAACCGTGGGAATCCAAGAAGCGGACAGTTATTACCGCTTTAAATATCCCCATAAAACCTATCCCCAGATTCACCCCCCAGGGAAGCATCTCATCTCCCCTCGGATTCAACTCGAACTCCAAACCTCCTATCGCTGGTTTTACGAGTTGTTCTATCCAGGACTCGTGCCCACCAAAACTGGGGACTCCCAAGCCTGA
- a CDS encoding transposase, translating to MSDAEWEIIEPLLPPAKSERGRGRKWTVDMRAVYNAIRRTEPGFAVLPRRWVVERTLAWLGKHRPLSKDYERLPQMSECFVYQAMTALMLQRLTS from the coding sequence GTGAGTGATGCTGAATGGGAAATCATCGAACCCCTTCTGCCCCCTGCCAAGTCAGAACGAGGTCGGGGCAGAAAATGGACAGTAGATATGAGAGCCGTCTACAACGCTATCCGACGCACAGAACCCGGTTTTGCCGTTTTACCACGACGCTGGGTCGTCGAACGCACCTTAGCTTGGCTAGGAAAGCACCGACCTTTGAGTAAGGATTACGAGCGTCTACCTCAAATGAGTGAGTGCTTTGTCTATCAAGCAATGACCGCTCTAATGCTTCAACGCCTTACCTCTTAA
- a CDS encoding Ig-like domain-containing protein: protein MAIFRVDQPTDNGLGDTVGTLSWAILQANDTAGPATIVLETNVTINGVMKRLINSDITITGDDPDTEEVETATISGDDQFRPLFVKSGTVNLNNLVLTEGQALGGNSRVGGGGAGMGGALFIYDGNVTLEKAQLTNNSAQGGAGGVGGLGWSGAGMFGDSVQNSGGLFSNGVSGTSGGYGGHGNYSGYGGNNGTNGQNGGFGGGGGYGSNGHGGSGGFGGGGGYGGGSGHGGNGGFGGGGGLGLGGLGGNGGYGGGGGHGGNGGEVGSGGFGGGNGFSGNPIGGGGGAGFGGAIFIRSGNLSILDTSFSNNSVTGGTGPNPGQGIGDAIFAMKTTNADPVNGNTQGMPTSLPVADLGANVSFTHITNVTLPTNQTYGIGSHLDFTVTFSEAVIISGDVSLPITLDTGGVVNASLLGNGSLATNHSFRYTIVEGDEDLSGIDVSAELVLADEASIVNSDDFISAALTLNETVNSDDFNAALTLNNIGNTAAILVDGIPPDPPKITSSGPTNNTTPDITGTAEAGSQVKVFKGDAGLIGTVTADDEGKWTFTLETPLAKGDFSFTATATDAAGNTSDESTAVIISIGVAVPAPTPTPTPTPTPTPIATPTPTPTPTPIAIPTPTPEPDPEPEPPQEISCEPSLGQFILGRTGESLLLYGPEMYGTRGDDTIVGRDGAKVITAVGGRNLIFGNQGNDLIRGGDCDDTLFGGQDNDTLHGGGGNDILVGDQGDDVVFGERGDNLMFGNQGNDILHAGEGNDTLFGGQDNDVLIGGPGDNLLSGDLGNDTLTGGGGNNIFVLREDGGENLITDFQVGADRIGLSHGLSLAVLEFTQLDDRVLLSVAGETLAVLPEVTEAQLNSPANFLTLNW from the coding sequence ATGGCAATTTTTCGAGTCGACCAACCTACAGATAATGGTTTAGGCGATACAGTAGGAACCCTAAGCTGGGCAATTCTTCAGGCGAACGACACCGCAGGACCGGCAACAATTGTCCTGGAAACCAATGTCACTATCAATGGTGTGATGAAGCGGTTGATTAACAGCGACATCACCATTACCGGGGACGACCCAGATACAGAGGAAGTCGAAACAGCCACCATTAGTGGCGACGACCAGTTTCGCCCTCTGTTTGTCAAGTCGGGAACCGTCAACCTCAATAACTTGGTCTTAACTGAGGGTCAAGCATTGGGTGGCAACAGCCGTGTGGGTGGGGGGGGCGCCGGGATGGGGGGTGCCCTGTTCATTTACGACGGGAATGTCACGCTTGAGAAGGCCCAGTTGACCAATAACTCTGCCCAAGGTGGAGCAGGTGGTGTAGGTGGATTGGGTTGGTCTGGTGCCGGGATGTTTGGTGATAGTGTTCAGAACAGTGGTGGACTGTTTAGTAATGGTGTTTCTGGCACCAGCGGCGGCTATGGGGGCCACGGCAACTACAGCGGCTACGGCGGCAACAATGGTACAAACGGCCAGAACGGCGGTTTCGGGGGCGGCGGCGGCTATGGCAGCAACGGCCACGGCGGTAGCGGGGGGTTTGGGGGCGGCGGCGGCTATGGCGGCGGCAGCGGCCACGGCGGTAACGGGGGGTTCGGGGGCGGCGGCGGCCTCGGCCTCGGTGGCCTCGGCGGCAACGGCGGCTATGGTGGCGGTGGGGGCCACGGCGGTAACGGTGGGGAGGTCGGTAGCGGGGGCTTCGGCGGCGGCAACGGCTTCAGCGGCAACCCCATTGGCGGCGGCGGTGGAGCCGGATTCGGTGGAGCCATTTTCATTCGCAGCGGCAACCTGAGCATTTTGGACACTAGCTTCAGTAATAACAGCGTCACAGGCGGAACGGGGCCTAACCCTGGTCAGGGAATCGGCGATGCCATCTTCGCCATGAAGACTACCAATGCGGACCCGGTTAATGGTAACACCCAAGGAATGCCGACCAGTTTGCCAGTCGCAGACCTAGGAGCAAACGTTAGCTTTACCCATATCACCAATGTCACCCTACCGACGAACCAAACCTACGGCATCGGATCTCACCTCGACTTTACCGTTACCTTCTCAGAAGCTGTCATTATCTCCGGTGACGTCTCCCTCCCCATTACCCTCGATACGGGCGGTGTGGTGAATGCCAGCCTGCTGGGTAATGGGTCATTAGCAACCAACCACAGCTTCCGCTATACCATTGTCGAAGGGGATGAAGACCTAAGCGGGATAGACGTAAGTGCCGAATTAGTTTTGGCCGATGAAGCTAGCATTGTCAATAGTGATGATTTTATCAGTGCAGCATTAACCCTCAACGAAACTGTCAATAGTGATGATTTCAATGCAGCATTAACACTCAACAATATCGGCAATACCGCAGCCATATTAGTCGATGGCATCCCACCAGATCCCCCCAAAATTACCAGCAGTGGCCCAACCAATAACACCACCCCAGACATTACTGGAACTGCCGAGGCTGGAAGCCAAGTCAAAGTGTTCAAAGGGGACGCAGGTCTTATTGGGACGGTCACCGCTGATGACGAGGGTAAATGGACATTTACGCTAGAAACTCCCTTAGCCAAAGGTGACTTTAGCTTCACTGCTACCGCAACCGATGCAGCGGGCAACACATCTGATGAATCGACCGCTGTCATTATCAGTATAGGGGTGGCGGTACCAGCTCCTACCCCCACCCCCACCCCCACACCTACTCCCACTCCTATAGCCACCCCCACACCTACACCTACTCCTACCCCTATAGCCATACCCACACCCACTCCCGAACCTGACCCAGAACCAGAACCACCACAAGAGATCTCATGTGAGCCAAGTCTAGGACAATTCATCTTGGGTCGGACTGGGGAGTCTCTACTGCTGTATGGTCCCGAGATGTATGGCACTCGGGGTGACGATACGATTGTTGGCCGTGACGGGGCTAAGGTCATCACGGCGGTAGGGGGTCGTAACCTCATTTTTGGTAATCAGGGCAATGACCTGATTCGTGGGGGGGATTGTGACGACACCCTATTTGGCGGTCAAGATAACGATACTCTCCATGGTGGAGGGGGCAACGATATCTTAGTGGGAGACCAGGGAGATGATGTAGTATTTGGTGAACGGGGGGATAACCTCATGTTTGGCAATCAGGGCAATGATATTCTCCATGCTGGCGAGGGCAATGATACGTTGTTTGGCGGTCAGGATAATGATGTGCTGATTGGTGGACCTGGGGATAATCTACTGTCGGGGGATTTGGGGAATGATACTCTCACTGGAGGCGGTGGGAATAATATCTTTGTGTTGCGAGAGGATGGAGGGGAAAATCTGATTACCGATTTTCAGGTGGGGGCTGACCGGATTGGACTATCTCATGGCTTAAGTTTGGCGGTCTTGGAATTCACTCAACTCGATGACCGAGTGTTGCTGTCTGTAGCTGGGGAAACTCTGGCGGTTTTGCCAGAGGTGACGGAGGCACAATTGAACTCTCCTGCTAATTTCCTCACGCTCAACTGGTAG